In the genome of Armatimonadota bacterium, one region contains:
- a CDS encoding NAD(P)-dependent oxidoreductase — MRVLVTGAAGRLGRKLAKALDAEHDLVLTDVARLDDARFVPLDVTDLVAARTAVAGCDAVVHMAILDWPPCSAREALRYAPASIQVHATGTCNMLQAALEGDVKRFVHISSVSALDGLPADTHADSQTRHYSNSIYGLTKGFGEDICRMFHCNFGLPIAVLRLGTIYLPEGDGAWIGNVFIPDVTKQNPLAPASSRVHADDVVRAIALALHVTDPAYSLVHIVGADSGGRWDLAEARLDLGWEPRYAFGPDGLPRAQQG; from the coding sequence ATGAGGGTTCTCGTAACCGGAGCAGCCGGCAGACTGGGGCGCAAGCTGGCGAAGGCGTTGGACGCTGAGCATGACCTGGTGCTGACTGACGTGGCACGGCTGGATGATGCGCGTTTTGTCCCACTGGATGTGACTGACCTTGTGGCGGCGCGCACTGCCGTTGCAGGCTGTGACGCTGTCGTCCACATGGCCATTCTCGACTGGCCACCCTGTAGCGCCCGAGAGGCTCTGCGATACGCCCCCGCGTCCATCCAGGTTCACGCCACCGGGACCTGCAACATGCTGCAAGCCGCACTCGAGGGAGACGTGAAGCGCTTCGTGCATATCAGCTCGGTGAGTGCACTGGACGGCCTGCCGGCCGACACCCACGCGGATTCCCAGACCCGGCACTACAGCAACTCCATCTACGGCCTGACCAAGGGGTTTGGCGAGGACATCTGCCGCATGTTCCACTGCAACTTCGGGCTGCCAATTGCGGTCCTGCGGCTGGGGACGATCTACCTGCCTGAGGGCGATGGGGCCTGGATCGGGAACGTGTTCATCCCGGATGTCACGAAGCAGAATCCCCTGGCGCCGGCGTCGTCGCGTGTGCATGCTGATGACGTGGTCCGCGCCATCGCGCTGGCCCTGCATGTTACCGATCCCGCGTACTCGCTTGTGCACATTGTGGGGGCGGATTCTGGAGGTCGCTGGGACTTGGCAGAAGCCAGACTGGACCTGGGCTGGGAGCCCCGATATGCCTTCGGCCCGGACGGCCTGCCGCGCGCACAACAGGGATGA
- a CDS encoding chromate transporter, with protein MNEVFQLCLVCLRVGALVFGGGLVMIPLMQADVVDRYHWLTQQEFVDAVALGQMTPGPVLVTASFVGYKVGGVVAAALATICIFLPSFVMTVLASNRLSRLQGNKRVMAFVKGVRPGVVGLIVAAAVPIARNSCGTLPQALLAVLALGALLWKRVDAGIVVVACGLIGLAVWSGS; from the coding sequence GTGAACGAGGTCTTTCAGCTTTGCCTGGTCTGCCTGCGCGTGGGGGCCCTTGTGTTTGGCGGCGGGCTGGTGATGATCCCGCTCATGCAAGCGGACGTGGTGGACAGGTACCATTGGCTCACCCAGCAGGAGTTCGTGGATGCCGTTGCTCTTGGCCAGATGACCCCAGGCCCGGTACTGGTGACCGCAAGCTTCGTGGGCTACAAAGTGGGGGGGGTAGTGGCCGCGGCACTGGCGACCATCTGCATTTTTCTGCCCTCCTTCGTGATGACCGTGCTCGCCTCAAACCGGCTTTCCCGGTTGCAGGGAAACAAGCGGGTGATGGCGTTTGTCAAAGGTGTGCGTCCCGGGGTTGTCGGGCTTATCGTGGCGGCGGCCGTCCCGATTGCGCGCAACAGTTGCGGTACTCTCCCCCAGGCGCTGCTGGCCGTCCTGGCGCTGGGCGCGCTCCTTTGGAAGCGCGTCGACGCGGGGATTGTGGTGGTCGCCTGCGGCCTGATCGGCCTGGCTGTGTGGTCGGGCAGCTGA
- a CDS encoding chromate transporter, producing the protein MRLTTLAAKFLRIGATGFGGPMALVGLMQHQLVEKSHDVSEEDFAEGVAIGQVLPGPVAVDCATHIGLRLRGLPGAIVSTVALILPAFVLMLVLTPLYLAHGRIPQVAGFFMGVGPAVLAIILATAWRMGAKNVTDRAGLLIALAAGVSTVAGANPAIVILAAGLAGLVIYRPKHEEDQP; encoded by the coding sequence GTGAGATTGACTACTCTGGCCGCGAAGTTCCTGCGCATCGGCGCCACCGGATTTGGCGGACCGATGGCTCTTGTCGGGCTCATGCAGCACCAGTTGGTGGAGAAGTCCCACGATGTGAGTGAGGAAGACTTCGCAGAAGGCGTCGCGATCGGTCAGGTGCTCCCTGGACCGGTGGCGGTGGACTGCGCAACCCACATCGGGCTCAGGCTGCGAGGTCTGCCGGGTGCAATCGTGAGCACCGTGGCGCTGATCCTGCCCGCGTTCGTGCTGATGCTGGTGCTGACGCCGTTGTACCTCGCCCACGGCAGGATCCCCCAAGTCGCCGGGTTCTTCATGGGGGTTGGGCCCGCCGTGCTGGCCATAATTCTGGCAACTGCGTGGCGGATGGGTGCAAAGAACGTCACAGACCGGGCAGGCCTGTTGATTGCTCTGGCCGCGGGAGTCTCCACAGTAGCCGGTGCGAACCCCGCGATCGTCATCCTCGCGGCCGGTCTCGCCGGGCTGGTTATCTATCGGCCGAAACATGAGGAGGACCAGCCGTGA
- a CDS encoding ThiF family adenylyltransferase: protein MALMQGMERYERQILFGPVGEAGQAGLCGKLVLVAGVGALGTNAAGMLVRAGVSVRLVDHDTVELSNLQRQSLYDETDVAAGQPKVHAAAEKLRACNSRVAIEPIVARLDSDNVAELAAGTDLIIDGVDNFAAKFALNRAACEADIPFIYGAVSGSYGLTKVIRPGRDACLCCLYCTEPDRDSSETAATAGVIAPVVNIIASLQVAAALKILAGCDCDTVEDLVQVDVWDVEMCRIPVARRVDCPACGGLIG, encoded by the coding sequence ATGGCGCTAATGCAGGGCATGGAACGGTATGAACGGCAGATACTGTTCGGGCCGGTAGGCGAGGCTGGGCAGGCAGGGCTGTGTGGCAAGCTTGTACTGGTGGCCGGAGTGGGCGCGCTTGGCACCAACGCGGCCGGCATGCTGGTTCGCGCCGGGGTGTCTGTGCGCCTGGTCGATCACGACACCGTTGAACTATCCAACCTTCAGAGACAGTCGCTCTATGACGAGACCGATGTCGCCGCGGGGCAACCCAAGGTCCATGCGGCTGCAGAGAAGCTCCGAGCCTGCAACTCCCGGGTGGCTATCGAGCCCATTGTCGCGCGCCTCGACTCGGACAATGTCGCCGAACTGGCCGCTGGCACGGATCTGATCATCGACGGAGTGGACAACTTCGCGGCCAAGTTCGCCCTGAACCGGGCAGCCTGCGAGGCCGACATCCCCTTCATCTACGGGGCTGTGTCCGGCTCCTACGGGCTGACCAAGGTGATCCGCCCCGGGCGAGACGCGTGCCTGTGCTGCCTTTACTGCACTGAGCCGGACCGCGATTCCAGCGAGACGGCCGCTACGGCAGGTGTGATCGCGCCGGTGGTGAATATAATCGCCTCGCTGCAGGTTGCGGCGGCACTGAAGATACTTGCGGGCTGCGACTGCGACACGGTAGAGGATCTGGTTCAGGTGGATGTGTGGGATGTGGAGATGTGCCGGATTCCCGTTGCGCGCCGCGTGGACTGCCCGGCGTGCGGAGGTCTCATCGGGTGA
- a CDS encoding MoaD/ThiS family protein encodes MPAVIKLPTPLRRHTNHQKTLTTAAGSVNDALMELVAAFPGVQGSLYDEAGELKSFVRVFVDGRDIHDLDGLATPLRDGAVVSIVPPVAGA; translated from the coding sequence ATGCCCGCAGTCATCAAACTGCCCACTCCATTGCGCAGGCACACGAACCACCAGAAGACCCTCACGACTGCCGCCGGCAGCGTAAACGACGCCTTGATGGAGCTGGTGGCCGCATTCCCGGGTGTGCAGGGCTCGCTGTATGACGAAGCCGGTGAACTGAAGTCTTTCGTCCGCGTTTTCGTGGACGGACGAGATATCCACGATCTTGATGGTCTTGCCACGCCACTGCGGGACGGCGCCGTGGTGTCAATAGTGCCCCCGGTCGCTGGGGCGTAA
- a CDS encoding HesA/MoeB/ThiF family protein produces the protein MFELTEFELEKYKRQIQIPGFGVEAQAKLRNSSALVTRLGGLGGPTAIWLAAAGIGKLVIAHAGDLTPSNLNRQILMRGDGIGKPRAPQAQETLLRFNPDLEVVAYAANASEENAADWVSQVDIVCDTSPDFTERLILNRECWRQGKPMIDSGMNGMEAQITAIVPPDTPCLECLVPEVPDWWDPMGFGVLGALSGSLGALTALEAVKVLTGYGEPLTGRLLVYDGEDMSFDVYSIHRRRDCPVCGDAS, from the coding sequence TTGTTCGAACTGACCGAGTTCGAGTTGGAGAAGTACAAGCGGCAGATTCAGATTCCAGGGTTTGGGGTGGAGGCCCAGGCGAAGCTTCGCAACTCGTCGGCTCTGGTGACACGCCTGGGCGGTTTGGGTGGCCCGACTGCGATCTGGCTTGCGGCGGCGGGCATCGGGAAGCTCGTCATCGCCCACGCAGGAGACCTGACGCCATCGAATCTGAACCGCCAGATTCTCATGCGAGGCGACGGCATTGGCAAACCGAGGGCCCCCCAGGCTCAGGAGACGCTGCTGCGCTTCAACCCGGACCTTGAAGTCGTGGCGTATGCTGCCAACGCAAGCGAGGAGAACGCCGCAGATTGGGTGTCCCAGGTGGACATCGTCTGCGACACGTCGCCGGATTTCACCGAACGCCTGATCCTCAACCGAGAATGCTGGCGACAAGGCAAGCCTATGATCGACAGCGGCATGAACGGCATGGAAGCGCAGATCACCGCCATCGTGCCGCCCGACACGCCCTGCCTGGAGTGCCTCGTGCCGGAAGTTCCGGACTGGTGGGACCCCATGGGCTTTGGTGTGCTGGGAGCCCTGTCGGGAAGCCTCGGAGCACTGACGGCGCTGGAGGCCGTGAAGGTTCTCACCGGGTACGGCGAGCCACTCACCGGAAGGCTCCTCGTGTACGACGGGGAGGATATGAGTTTCGACGTCTACTCCATCCACCGCCGCCGGGACTGCCCCGTCTGCGGCGACGCAAGCTGA
- the modB gene encoding molybdate ABC transporter permease subunit — protein MEDALIGSAERDWESGAEQLELSSSPARRTLISTFAEHTVHLDRGLAGVLLVGIATLYVVLAVGPLAGLFFYAPLQRLLSPEAIEEFRRTLALTLQASVLSTGFAILLGLPTALCLARVHFRGKRLMNSLIELPIALPPLVMGVALILVWGRRGILGHFLADAGHPLSFTFPAVVIAQFVVSSPFLVRIAKAAIEQVPRSLEEAAWTLGYSRLATYRLVTLPLARSGILAGILTCWARAMGEFGATVLFAGSFPGRTQTAPLAIFSLMQSDVDTAVGLALIMLVFSVFAFGAAQWGLLSRPSHAPD, from the coding sequence ATGGAGGATGCCCTCATCGGAAGCGCGGAACGAGACTGGGAGAGCGGGGCAGAGCAGCTTGAGCTGTCCTCGTCTCCGGCCAGACGGACGCTGATATCTACCTTTGCCGAACACACCGTGCATCTGGATCGAGGCCTGGCCGGGGTCCTGCTTGTTGGCATCGCGACGCTGTATGTGGTTCTCGCGGTCGGCCCCCTTGCCGGCCTGTTCTTCTACGCCCCGCTGCAGCGCCTCCTTAGTCCCGAGGCAATCGAAGAATTCCGGCGAACGTTGGCCCTGACCTTGCAGGCCAGCGTGTTGTCCACCGGCTTTGCGATCCTGCTCGGGCTGCCTACGGCCCTCTGCCTGGCGCGCGTTCATTTCCGGGGCAAGCGATTGATGAACTCGCTGATCGAGTTGCCCATCGCCTTGCCGCCGCTCGTGATGGGTGTCGCGCTGATACTCGTCTGGGGTCGGCGCGGGATACTGGGGCATTTCCTGGCTGACGCCGGGCATCCGCTCTCATTCACCTTCCCCGCTGTCGTGATCGCCCAATTCGTGGTGTCTTCGCCCTTTCTGGTGCGCATCGCGAAGGCCGCCATCGAGCAGGTCCCACGCTCCCTTGAGGAAGCCGCGTGGACCCTCGGCTACAGTCGCCTGGCGACCTACCGGCTGGTGACCCTGCCACTTGCGAGAAGCGGCATCCTTGCCGGCATTCTCACCTGCTGGGCCCGGGCGATGGGCGAGTTCGGCGCGACGGTGCTGTTCGCCGGAAGCTTCCCGGGGCGCACACAGACCGCCCCGCTGGCGATCTTCAGCCTGATGCAGTCCGACGTAGACACCGCGGTGGGTCTTGCGTTGATCATGCTGGTGTTCTCCGTGTTCGCCTTCGGTGCGGCTCAGTGGGGGCTCTTGAGCAGGCCCTCGCACGCACCGGATTAG
- the modA gene encoding molybdate ABC transporter substrate-binding protein, which translates to MVRARLALVVTAISLLGIAVLGGCQAPRESAERVIAAAPEHADPADMQRPADAITVFAGAASKPALEQLASVYEARSGVKVDITFGGSGAVLTQFTQEQYGDVYIPGSDDFMDKAEAKGAVLKDTRTPLVDLVPTICVAKGNPKDIQGLEDLARDGLRVVIGDIKAVCLGDIAQQMLQAEGLWDKVEPRIVSYAGNCEDVLNTLLLGEADAVIGWDAWPRQYPEKVEGVALPAGIARPRNIPAAVIKWSKQPEAAKAFIEFLTAEEAQSSFKEHGYTVHRQEPQ; encoded by the coding sequence TTGGTACGCGCCCGACTCGCCCTTGTCGTCACAGCAATCTCACTACTGGGCATTGCGGTGCTCGGTGGTTGTCAGGCTCCCCGGGAGAGTGCAGAGCGGGTGATTGCAGCCGCGCCTGAGCACGCCGACCCCGCAGATATGCAGCGCCCGGCCGACGCAATCACGGTTTTCGCTGGTGCCGCTTCGAAGCCCGCGCTGGAGCAACTCGCCAGCGTCTACGAGGCGCGTTCTGGCGTCAAGGTCGACATCACTTTCGGCGGGTCCGGTGCTGTGCTGACCCAGTTCACGCAGGAGCAGTACGGAGACGTATACATCCCGGGCTCGGATGACTTTATGGACAAAGCCGAAGCGAAGGGCGCAGTGCTGAAGGATACCCGCACGCCACTGGTTGATCTCGTGCCCACGATCTGCGTGGCGAAGGGGAATCCGAAGGACATCCAGGGACTGGAAGACCTCGCGCGGGATGGCCTGCGAGTAGTCATCGGGGACATCAAGGCGGTGTGCCTCGGCGACATCGCACAGCAGATGCTCCAGGCAGAGGGGCTCTGGGACAAGGTCGAGCCGCGCATCGTGTCCTACGCCGGCAATTGCGAAGACGTGTTGAATACGCTCCTGCTCGGCGAGGCAGACGCGGTGATCGGGTGGGACGCCTGGCCCCGCCAGTACCCCGAGAAGGTGGAGGGTGTAGCCCTGCCGGCCGGAATCGCCCGGCCCCGGAACATCCCCGCCGCTGTGATCAAATGGTCGAAGCAGCCGGAAGCTGCGAAGGCCTTCATTGAGTTCCTGACTGCAGAGGAAGCGCAGAGCAGTTTCAAGGAGCACGGCTATACGGTACACCGACAGGAGCCGCAGTAG
- a CDS encoding right-handed parallel beta-helix repeat-containing protein gives MKASGGWVLLASALLLSQVQAQIVDDFSQGGWRLFESTPGTIKAEAGSLYLQDADGEPAWVTASKVFTVDVDKTPFFVVEVASISDGGTVKLIRRDPYDKRVSVEMDRPGLYAVDMRSQYGWTGSIDIETCLYANGDGENITYRYVKFAEKLTEAEQALIKEREAGPNVRLEVPPFAVVPLFNACSVYFTSPRLDSLQMRFREKGGQWQPAFPPAYFQEDGMYRGSIVNLAENTTYELELSDGEGNILANTNFTTWSSDVPIAKTVVLDEASFDGHLVITDAGSRDGWIRYTAREGFVLRNDRQGPLIELRRAKHVILDGLTLRGGLKEAIAIDKCEHVRIANCDIAGWGRIGTQRFDLDGKFYTQAGEAINWDSAILVRKSLGTVVERCYIHDPVNTANPWYCSHPAGPQAVGIDKPQSTVIRYNDFIGSDLHRWNDAIEGAGNFDLNGGFNRDADIYGNFMCFANDDALEIDGGQTNVRVFRNRFEGCLCGVSIQGCMSSPSYVFQNLLVNMGDERGVGGQTIKTSSYANGPSAVSFIFNNTCYGDSGDLNLPGNLRIVAKNNIFAGRSAVTGRKRSPQSEIDYNLLSTEEDVRDPNSIHGEPGFTDAEAGLYEPTGTSKAVGSGTEIPNFAPSADGKVDMGAIAAGSGATLPERPIPVRLDRYHLRFSPDEVRAGSTKTIVTTVEDRDFSSPFRIAKNDAFDWFAVTPEKGVLQSGQTVQLSVTLIPDRMQARKVYRGAFLIRLPNGFSRPVTVYAKTDFVPPVKPDSKGGVHSARVGGFWGGYGRSRPLGARMELRSQTPVSREDGPHVY, from the coding sequence ATGAAAGCTTCTGGCGGATGGGTACTCTTAGCCTCAGCTCTTCTCCTGTCCCAGGTTCAGGCGCAGATCGTTGACGACTTCTCCCAGGGGGGGTGGCGGCTGTTTGAGTCCACCCCGGGGACCATCAAAGCGGAGGCGGGAAGCCTGTATCTGCAGGATGCCGACGGGGAGCCGGCGTGGGTCACTGCAAGCAAGGTGTTCACTGTCGACGTCGACAAGACGCCGTTTTTCGTGGTCGAGGTCGCATCCATCTCGGATGGCGGAACGGTCAAGTTGATCCGGCGCGATCCCTATGACAAGCGGGTCTCGGTTGAGATGGACAGGCCCGGGCTGTATGCGGTGGACATGCGCAGCCAGTATGGGTGGACAGGATCAATTGACATCGAGACATGCCTCTATGCCAATGGTGACGGAGAGAACATTACCTACAGGTACGTAAAGTTCGCAGAGAAGCTGACTGAGGCCGAGCAGGCGCTCATCAAAGAGCGGGAAGCCGGCCCGAACGTCAGGCTTGAGGTGCCCCCGTTCGCCGTGGTACCGCTTTTCAATGCCTGTTCCGTGTACTTCACCAGTCCCAGGCTGGATTCGCTGCAGATGCGGTTCCGCGAGAAGGGCGGCCAATGGCAGCCGGCATTTCCCCCCGCCTACTTTCAAGAAGACGGCATGTACCGTGGCAGTATCGTCAATCTGGCGGAGAACACCACGTACGAACTGGAGCTTTCCGACGGCGAGGGGAACATCCTGGCCAACACCAACTTCACCACGTGGAGTTCCGATGTGCCCATCGCGAAAACGGTGGTGCTGGACGAGGCCAGCTTCGACGGGCACCTGGTGATCACCGACGCGGGATCGCGCGACGGCTGGATCCGGTACACAGCGCGTGAGGGCTTTGTGTTGCGCAATGACCGGCAGGGCCCGCTCATTGAACTCAGGAGAGCAAAGCATGTCATTCTGGACGGCCTGACGTTGCGCGGGGGACTGAAGGAGGCCATCGCCATCGACAAATGCGAGCACGTCCGCATCGCCAACTGCGACATCGCGGGCTGGGGCAGGATCGGTACGCAGCGGTTCGACCTGGACGGCAAGTTCTACACGCAAGCCGGCGAGGCGATCAACTGGGACAGCGCTATCCTCGTCCGCAAGAGCCTCGGCACGGTGGTGGAGCGCTGCTACATCCACGACCCGGTGAACACCGCCAACCCCTGGTACTGCTCGCATCCCGCAGGCCCGCAGGCAGTGGGCATCGACAAGCCTCAGTCTACGGTCATTCGCTATAACGACTTCATCGGCAGCGACCTGCACCGGTGGAACGACGCGATCGAGGGCGCTGGCAATTTCGACCTGAATGGCGGCTTCAACCGGGACGCCGACATCTACGGGAACTTCATGTGCTTCGCTAATGACGACGCCCTCGAGATAGACGGGGGGCAGACCAACGTCCGGGTCTTCCGCAACAGGTTCGAAGGTTGCCTGTGCGGCGTCAGCATCCAGGGGTGCATGTCCAGCCCGTCATACGTATTCCAGAACCTGCTGGTGAACATGGGCGACGAGCGCGGGGTGGGCGGACAGACGATTAAGACCTCCTCTTATGCAAACGGCCCCAGCGCTGTCTCCTTCATCTTCAACAATACGTGCTATGGCGATTCCGGAGACCTCAACCTGCCGGGCAACTTGCGCATTGTCGCGAAGAACAACATTTTCGCCGGAAGGTCTGCCGTGACCGGCCGCAAGCGTTCGCCACAGTCGGAGATCGACTACAACCTGCTGTCCACCGAAGAGGATGTGCGCGACCCCAACAGCATCCACGGCGAACCCGGCTTCACGGACGCCGAAGCGGGCTTGTACGAGCCGACAGGCACATCGAAGGCCGTGGGCAGCGGCACGGAAATACCCAACTTTGCGCCCTCGGCAGACGGCAAAGTGGACATGGGTGCCATTGCTGCCGGTTCCGGCGCGACGCTACCCGAGCGCCCGATCCCTGTGCGGCTGGACCGATACCACCTCCGCTTCTCACCGGATGAAGTACGGGCGGGTAGCACGAAGACCATTGTGACCACGGTGGAAGACCGAGACTTCTCCAGCCCCTTCCGCATCGCCAAGAACGATGCATTCGACTGGTTCGCCGTGACACCGGAGAAAGGCGTCCTGCAGTCCGGGCAGACGGTGCAGCTCTCCGTAACCCTCATCCCGGACAGGATGCAAGCGCGGAAGGTGTACCGGGGAGCTTTCCTCATCAGGCTCCCCAACGGCTTCTCCCGCCCGGTCACGGTGTACGCGAAGACCGACTTTGTGCCTCCTGTCAAGCCGGACAGCAAAGGTGGGGTGCATTCCGCGAGAGTAGGTGGGTTTTGGGGCGGATATGGCAGGAGCCGTCCTCTTGGAGCGAGAATGGAGTTGCGCTCACAAACACCAGTCTCACGGGAGGACGGCCCACATGTCTATTAG
- a CDS encoding ISKra4 family transposase: MSISQQSRADLQSRIREWVDQQASAGDVTELEEFALEVSQCVGQAVVEHGLSRVDPTMGYRKSSIPCDCGRKARFVNYRERTLGTIYGPVVVKRAYYHCKHCRRGHVPWDRDQGISTLMWSPMAKCLVAETIGRLTYGEGVSLLKRLLGFCIEESGSERVMDEVGGRLRGEDAELMQSYDVEQISPLVQDAPQRLYVSMDGASAHIDGAFHEVKTGVVYEGLTGTDGIDKARNMRYVAAQEPAEKFGHRLYVAAAQSGVAQASTVVVIGDGAEWIWNLSAHHYPGAIEIVDYWHACEHIHALAKDYYGEGDLNGKRWANDHCRWLKQRGPGTLLRALKRMQPKTDAQREAVARETRYFTNNHQRMQYARYRAAGLMIGSGPVEAGCKTVVGARLKRSGMRWSGRGADAVLAVRCALLSGEQNRVLRVAKAA; this comes from the coding sequence ATGTCTATTAGCCAGCAGAGCCGCGCAGACCTTCAGTCGCGTATCAGAGAATGGGTGGACCAGCAGGCGTCCGCGGGGGACGTGACGGAGTTGGAGGAGTTCGCTTTGGAAGTCAGCCAGTGTGTGGGGCAGGCGGTGGTGGAGCATGGTCTGAGCCGTGTGGACCCGACAATGGGCTATCGCAAGAGCAGCATTCCATGCGACTGTGGTCGCAAGGCGCGGTTCGTCAATTACCGCGAGCGGACGCTTGGGACGATCTATGGGCCGGTTGTCGTGAAGCGGGCTTACTACCACTGTAAGCACTGCCGAAGGGGTCATGTGCCGTGGGACCGTGATCAGGGGATTAGCACGTTGATGTGGAGCCCGATGGCGAAGTGTCTTGTGGCAGAGACGATTGGTCGGCTGACGTATGGCGAAGGGGTATCGTTGCTGAAGCGGCTGCTTGGCTTCTGCATCGAAGAGAGCGGTTCGGAGCGGGTGATGGATGAAGTGGGCGGGCGTCTGCGCGGGGAGGATGCGGAGTTGATGCAAAGCTACGATGTGGAGCAGATCTCGCCGCTGGTGCAAGACGCCCCACAGCGGCTGTACGTGAGCATGGACGGCGCCAGCGCGCACATTGACGGGGCGTTCCATGAGGTCAAAACGGGGGTGGTGTATGAAGGCCTTACGGGCACGGACGGGATCGATAAGGCGCGCAATATGCGCTACGTGGCGGCCCAGGAGCCTGCGGAGAAATTCGGCCATCGGCTGTACGTGGCGGCGGCCCAGTCGGGGGTCGCCCAGGCTTCGACAGTGGTGGTGATCGGCGACGGGGCGGAGTGGATCTGGAACCTGTCGGCGCACCACTATCCGGGGGCGATTGAGATCGTGGACTATTGGCACGCGTGCGAGCACATCCACGCGCTGGCGAAAGACTACTATGGTGAGGGGGATCTGAATGGCAAACGGTGGGCCAATGACCATTGCCGGTGGCTCAAACAGCGCGGTCCGGGGACTTTGCTGCGGGCTTTGAAACGGATGCAACCGAAGACCGATGCCCAGCGCGAGGCAGTCGCCCGCGAGACACGATACTTCACGAACAACCACCAGCGCATGCAGTACGCCCGTTACCGGGCGGCGGGGTTGATGATTGGCAGCGGGCCGGTGGAGGCGGGCTGTAAGACGGTAGTGGGCGCACGTCTGAAGCGCAGCGGAATGCGCTGGTCGGGCCGAGGTGCCGACGCGGTGCTGGCGGTGCGCTGTGCCCTGCTAAGCGGAGAGCAAAATCGAGTCCTTCGTGTGGCCAAAGCAGCATGA
- a CDS encoding DUF1559 domain-containing protein, whose translation MLIELLVVIAIISVLAALLFPVFSAARAKARQATCASNIRQVGVSLFMYADDWDGMLPPATTKMPGGRFSTEWQGQLDIVWWDLVYPYLRNERVLYCPDAPPYLPTYRVNSEMTFVTPGALDACMDPSRTLMLLDGQVPNEEGERLNIPALGAAAHPLIDECMYHHGKCQVCFADGHVKLLTMAQLEDPSLWSID comes from the coding sequence ATGCTGATCGAGTTGCTGGTGGTCATCGCCATCATCAGTGTGCTGGCCGCGCTGTTGTTTCCTGTGTTCAGCGCCGCGCGCGCCAAGGCCCGGCAGGCGACCTGCGCCTCGAACATCCGCCAGGTGGGCGTCTCGCTGTTCATGTACGCGGACGACTGGGACGGCATGCTGCCCCCGGCGACCACCAAGATGCCCGGCGGGCGCTTTTCCACGGAGTGGCAGGGGCAACTGGATATCGTCTGGTGGGACCTGGTGTACCCCTACCTGCGCAACGAGAGGGTGCTGTACTGTCCCGATGCGCCGCCGTACCTGCCCACCTACCGCGTGAACAGCGAGATGACCTTCGTGACCCCGGGGGCCCTTGATGCCTGCATGGACCCGTCCCGCACTCTCATGCTTCTGGACGGACAGGTGCCGAACGAGGAAGGCGAGCGCTTGAACATCCCCGCACTCGGAGCTGCCGCTCACCCCCTGATAGATGAGTGCATGTACCACCACGGGAAGTGCCAGGTCTGCTTTGCTGACGGCCACGTGAAGCTGCTGACCATGGCGCAGTTGGAGGACCCGTCTCTGTGGAGCATAGACTGA
- a CDS encoding carboxypeptidase regulatory-like domain-containing protein — MYRVSVGVLVVLLVASMAYAETYMKWWPSPNPLAATVGGYVTIAGGQTLNYLVTSTDKDSADIMEEGEPTGHGVFIDPSWWVSADGKPLIESCQGGWGWSVYLIGTDGVTGTYTYQFVGCAFPWVESVAFQAVDRWWFDDQGMHMPADEGSRNDDEVGPYSKPVEVTPCRGWVYGTVKGPGGEGISAHVELYQYGQPTGYAADTDNGGTYQIRMVWPGGYVAKTDAMMGGETNVTVTAGQGAQADITVQGMMGGG; from the coding sequence ATGTACCGAGTCAGCGTAGGAGTTCTGGTTGTGCTGTTGGTTGCGAGTATGGCGTATGCGGAGACCTACATGAAGTGGTGGCCCAGTCCGAACCCATTGGCGGCCACTGTCGGCGGATACGTGACCATTGCGGGGGGACAGACTCTCAACTACCTGGTCACGTCGACTGACAAGGACAGCGCGGACATCATGGAAGAAGGGGAGCCGACGGGGCACGGGGTCTTCATTGACCCCAGTTGGTGGGTGAGTGCGGACGGCAAACCCCTGATCGAGAGTTGCCAGGGAGGCTGGGGCTGGAGTGTGTACCTGATCGGCACAGACGGTGTCACGGGCACCTACACATACCAGTTCGTCGGGTGCGCCTTCCCTTGGGTGGAGTCCGTAGCTTTCCAGGCCGTGGATCGCTGGTGGTTCGACGATCAGGGGATGCACATGCCCGCCGACGAGGGGAGCCGCAACGATGACGAGGTGGGCCCCTATTCGAAGCCAGTGGAAGTCACGCCCTGCCGCGGCTGGGTGTACGGCACCGTGAAGGGGCCCGGCGGCGAAGGGATCTCCGCACACGTCGAACTCTACCAGTACGGACAGCCCACCGGGTACGCGGCCGACACCGACAACGGAGGGACGTACCAGATCCGCATGGTCTGGCCCGGTGGGTACGTCGCCAAGACTGATGCCATGATGGGCGGTGAGACGAATGTCACTGTGACCGCTGGCCAGGGGGCGCAGGCGGACATAACCGTTCAGGGAATGATGGGTGGCGGGTAA